A part of Arthrobacter dokdonellae genomic DNA contains:
- the efp gene encoding elongation factor P, which yields MATTNDIKNGTVLKLEGQLWNIIEFQHVKPGKGGAFVRTKMRNILSGKVVDKTFNAGLKIETATVDRSNYEYLYQDGEDFVFMDTQNYDQLTVAGSVVGDATNFMLENLHVTIALHEGSPLYLELPPSVQLRITYTEPGLQGDRSSAGTKPATVETGYEIQVPLFIENNTLVKVDTRDGSYQGRVSE from the coding sequence GTGGCAACGACCAACGACATCAAGAACGGCACTGTTCTCAAACTTGAAGGACAGCTTTGGAACATCATCGAGTTCCAGCACGTCAAGCCCGGCAAGGGCGGGGCCTTTGTCCGCACCAAGATGCGCAACATCCTCTCCGGCAAGGTCGTCGACAAGACGTTCAACGCCGGCCTCAAGATCGAGACCGCCACCGTCGACCGCTCCAACTATGAGTACCTGTACCAGGACGGCGAAGACTTCGTCTTCATGGACACCCAGAACTACGACCAGCTCACGGTCGCCGGTTCCGTGGTCGGCGACGCGACCAACTTCATGCTGGAAAACCTGCACGTCACCATCGCCCTCCACGAAGGCAGCCCGCTGTACCTGGAACTGCCGCCGTCGGTCCAGCTGCGTATCACCTACACCGAGCCCGGCCTGCAGGGCGACCGTTCCTCGGCCGGCACCAAGCCCGCCACGGTGGAAACCGGCTACGAGATCCAGGTGCCCCTGTTCATCGAGAACAACACGCTGGTCAAGGTCGACACCCGCGACGGCAGCTACCAGGGACGAGTCAGCGAATAG
- the nusB gene encoding transcription antitermination factor NusB, with product MAGSQGGPGTKPNSARSKARRRALDILFESEQRGVTAFSALTARREKTDQIINPYTVDLVEGVTAMQESIDEHLQTYSQGWTLERMPAVDRIILRLGTWELLYNDDVPDAVAVSEAVELAKVLSTDESPQFVNGLLGRLQQVKPTLLA from the coding sequence GTGGCAGGCAGTCAAGGCGGCCCCGGCACCAAGCCGAACTCGGCCCGCAGCAAGGCACGCCGCCGCGCCTTGGACATTTTGTTCGAGTCCGAACAGCGCGGCGTCACGGCGTTCTCCGCCCTGACGGCCCGGCGTGAAAAGACCGACCAGATCATCAACCCCTACACGGTCGACCTGGTTGAGGGCGTCACGGCCATGCAGGAAAGCATCGACGAGCACCTGCAGACATATTCGCAGGGTTGGACGCTGGAGCGCATGCCCGCCGTCGACCGCATCATCCTGCGCCTCGGAACCTGGGAACTGCTGTACAACGACGACGTGCCCGACGCCGTCGCCGTCAGCGAAGCCGTGGAATTGGCCAAGGTGCTTTCCACGGACGAATCCCCGCAGTTCGTCAACGGGCTGTTGGGGCGCCTGCAGCAGGTCAAGCCCACCCTGCT